A stretch of the SAR86 cluster bacterium genome encodes the following:
- the pyrF gene encoding orotidine-5'-phosphate decarboxylase, whose product MKNRIIIPLDLDHINALNIAKTLDPKICRLKVGNQLFTSSGPQVITDLKGLGFEIFLDLKFHDIPNTVYEAVRSAADLGVWMVNVHASGGIKMLEASRRALEGYDQPPFLIGVTVLTSLSEDALKEVGLKGVSEQVLRLATLAKECELDGVVCASSDTKDIKEEFGEDFLTVTPGIRPFRSDLDDQSRVSTPEEAVKNGSDFLVIGRPITGSQNPRATLEEINLKIA is encoded by the coding sequence ATGAAAAATAGAATCATTATTCCTCTAGATCTTGATCATATTAATGCTTTAAATATTGCCAAAACTCTTGATCCAAAAATCTGCAGGTTAAAGGTAGGTAACCAATTATTCACTTCATCAGGTCCTCAAGTAATTACTGATCTGAAAGGACTGGGATTTGAAATATTTTTAGACTTAAAGTTTCACGATATTCCAAATACTGTCTACGAAGCAGTAAGATCCGCTGCTGATCTTGGAGTATGGATGGTAAATGTTCATGCTTCTGGTGGCATTAAAATGCTGGAAGCCTCAAGAAGGGCCTTAGAAGGCTATGATCAACCTCCCTTCTTAATCGGTGTTACTGTCTTAACAAGTCTATCTGAAGATGCTCTCAAAGAAGTTGGCTTAAAGGGAGTTTCAGAGCAAGTTTTAAGATTAGCGACATTAGCTAAAGAATGTGAGTTAGATGGTGTTGTGTGCGCCTCTTCAGATACAAAAGACATTAAAGAAGAATTCGGTGAAGATTTTTTAACAGTAACTCCTGGAATAAGACCATTCCGATCTGATTTAGATGATCAAAGCAGAGTATCAACACCCGAAGAAGCAGTTAAAAATGGTTCTGATTTTCTTGTTATAGGAAGACCCATTACTGGTTCCCAAAATCCCAGAGCCACTTTAGAAGAAATCAATTTAAAAATTGCATGA
- the map gene encoding type I methionyl aminopeptidase, translating into MRKAGSLAAEVLEMIGEFIKPGISTGELDKICYDYIVDVQKAIPANIGYRGFEKTLCTSINQVICHGIPDDSRILKSGDIMNIDVTVIKDGWHGDTSKMYLVGKVQAHNERLVKITQECLYKAIEVVKPGASLGDIGHAIQTHAEKNYYTVVEEYCGHGIGKIYHDEPQILHYGEANTGQEIIEGMCFTIEPMINLGSKHTKLLEDGWTVETKDGKNSAQWEHTIYVNKDGAEILTQRSEEK; encoded by the coding sequence ATGAGAAAGGCAGGCAGTCTTGCGGCTGAAGTATTGGAGATGATTGGAGAATTTATCAAACCAGGAATCTCAACTGGAGAATTGGATAAAATTTGTTACGACTATATTGTAGACGTTCAAAAGGCTATTCCTGCAAATATAGGATATAGGGGTTTTGAGAAAACATTATGTACGAGTATCAATCAAGTTATATGTCATGGCATACCAGATGATTCTCGAATTCTTAAAAGTGGAGACATTATGAATATTGATGTCACAGTGATCAAAGATGGATGGCATGGGGATACTTCAAAAATGTATCTTGTTGGAAAAGTCCAAGCTCACAACGAAAGACTTGTAAAAATTACACAAGAATGTCTCTATAAAGCTATAGAAGTTGTAAAACCCGGGGCAAGCCTAGGAGATATCGGTCATGCAATACAAACTCATGCGGAAAAAAATTACTACACTGTAGTTGAGGAATATTGTGGTCATGGAATTGGTAAAATCTATCATGACGAACCCCAGATACTTCATTATGGGGAAGCCAATACAGGACAAGAAATTATTGAGGGCATGTGTTTTACAATTGAACCTATGATCAATTTAGGCTCGAAACATACCAAACTATTAGAAGATGGATGGACAGTAGAAACTAAGGATGGCAAGAATTCAGCACAGTGGGAGCACACTATTTATGTAAATAAAGATGGCGCAGAAATTCTTACGCAAAGATCTGAAGAAAAATAA
- the glnD gene encoding [protein-PII] uridylyltransferase, giving the protein MFENIVEQKNIDNKDLSKQFEKWLFDDRGRQVRGIKYFLNKRSDNTDALIQSIANQTKLNEIKNFGIFSVGGYGRGELHPYSDIDLLLLSKNNLLKSDKKKIEEFISSLWDLGLEIGHSVRTTDEARNQAREDLFTMTNMLEFRRLTGDDQLHKEYLRIIDTKNLWRNKPFIQAKLQEQIERHESFNNTSYNLEPNIKSSPGGLRDIHTIDWLIKNNLRNTSDEEKFIGVLTFDERQELNKSKYWLWLIRYLLHIEAGREEDRLLFEHQIPIAEKLFPTIKSPNQAAEKLMHRYFRSSLNISEINSTFIKGLKENYGLTRYSRKKKIDKNFYVKDNLIHLYDLNGFKKDPSLLLDLFIKLSENTYIEDIGSETLRALKRDRNLIDSKFRSKKQNIKLFLKLLKSKRLLVTQLENMKNLGILGRYLPEFGRITGQMQYDLFHIYTVDAHTLQVLRNMRWMSLGKSKEKFPLASQLIDKLPKLEVLYISGLYHDIGKGRGSDHSELGKTIVRNFCKKHFFSEEDTKKIEWLVENHLLMSVTSQKKDLADNEVIKDFAKKIKDLDTLNYMYCLTAADISATNPRLWNSWNASLLKQLYDRTKLYFEDEILLNTSITEEKAKAMELLGDFRKQDVKKLWSNFYGDYFEASDHQDLQIHAQNILLSKGMSNIKLFQKDADSLTTIFINTQDRANLFATIIGVLDSENINFVDAKLFGMKNGYCTDLITISDNGKRVELDSEKAKVLIDKLEEAITPRILKPKIVQRRQPRNLRHFKTDTEISFKHDMKNRWTDLEISTSDRPGLLASICQVFLKHGALIKKARIATYGEKAEDRFSITSKQDTPFVKRNDLNNLIEDIKVALN; this is encoded by the coding sequence ATGTTTGAGAATATAGTTGAGCAAAAGAATATTGATAACAAAGATTTATCAAAACAATTTGAAAAATGGCTTTTTGATGACCGAGGAAGACAGGTAAGAGGAATTAAATATTTTTTAAACAAAAGATCTGATAATACTGATGCTTTAATTCAATCTATAGCTAATCAAACTAAGCTTAACGAAATTAAAAACTTTGGTATCTTCTCTGTTGGTGGCTATGGGAGAGGAGAACTTCATCCCTACTCTGACATAGATTTGCTGCTTTTATCAAAAAATAATTTGTTGAAGTCTGACAAGAAAAAAATTGAAGAATTCATTAGCTCATTATGGGATTTAGGTTTAGAAATTGGACATAGCGTAAGGACTACAGATGAAGCAAGGAATCAAGCAAGAGAAGATCTCTTCACAATGACAAACATGCTCGAGTTTAGAAGACTAACTGGTGATGATCAATTACATAAAGAATATCTAAGAATAATAGACACTAAAAACTTGTGGAGAAATAAGCCTTTTATTCAAGCGAAACTTCAGGAACAAATAGAGCGTCATGAAAGTTTCAATAATACTTCTTATAATCTTGAACCAAATATTAAATCCTCGCCAGGGGGACTTAGGGATATTCATACAATTGATTGGTTAATAAAAAACAATCTCAGGAATACTTCTGATGAAGAAAAATTTATTGGTGTTCTGACTTTCGATGAAAGGCAAGAGCTTAATAAATCTAAGTATTGGCTTTGGTTAATCAGATATCTACTCCACATCGAAGCTGGCAGAGAGGAAGACAGGTTACTATTTGAGCATCAAATACCAATTGCAGAGAAATTATTCCCTACTATCAAGAGCCCAAATCAAGCAGCAGAGAAATTGATGCATAGATATTTTCGATCCTCATTAAATATTTCTGAAATTAACTCTACATTCATCAAGGGTTTAAAAGAAAATTATGGGTTAACTAGATATTCAAGAAAAAAGAAAATAGATAAAAATTTCTATGTTAAAGATAATCTTATTCATCTGTATGATCTAAATGGTTTTAAAAAGGATCCCAGTCTACTCTTAGATCTCTTTATCAAATTAAGTGAAAATACTTATATTGAAGATATTGGCTCTGAAACATTAAGAGCTCTCAAAAGAGACAGGAATCTGATTGATTCAAAATTTAGATCAAAAAAACAAAATATTAAACTTTTCTTAAAACTTCTTAAATCCAAAAGACTTTTAGTCACGCAGTTGGAAAATATGAAAAATTTAGGGATATTGGGAAGATACCTTCCAGAATTTGGAAGGATTACTGGACAGATGCAGTACGACTTATTTCATATATACACGGTAGATGCTCACACCCTGCAAGTACTGAGAAATATGCGTTGGATGTCACTTGGAAAATCTAAGGAAAAATTCCCTTTAGCATCTCAACTAATTGATAAGCTTCCTAAACTAGAAGTGCTTTACATATCTGGTTTATATCATGATATTGGTAAAGGAAGAGGTTCAGATCATTCAGAACTAGGAAAAACCATCGTGAGGAATTTCTGTAAAAAACATTTTTTTTCTGAAGAAGACACAAAAAAAATTGAATGGTTAGTCGAGAATCATCTATTAATGTCTGTTACTTCACAAAAAAAGGATCTTGCAGATAATGAGGTTATTAAGGATTTTGCGAAAAAGATCAAAGATCTAGATACTCTCAATTATATGTATTGCCTTACTGCAGCTGATATAAGTGCAACAAATCCCAGATTATGGAATTCTTGGAATGCCTCTCTTTTAAAACAACTTTATGACCGCACTAAACTTTATTTTGAAGACGAGATACTGCTTAATACATCCATAACAGAGGAAAAGGCTAAAGCTATGGAGCTTTTGGGAGATTTTAGGAAACAGGATGTAAAAAAACTGTGGAGTAATTTTTATGGAGATTACTTCGAAGCTTCAGATCATCAAGACCTTCAGATTCATGCTCAAAATATCCTCCTTTCTAAAGGAATGTCAAATATAAAACTTTTTCAAAAAGATGCTGATTCTTTGACTACGATTTTCATAAATACTCAAGATAGAGCTAACCTTTTTGCGACAATTATAGGAGTCCTTGATTCGGAAAATATTAATTTTGTTGATGCTAAACTCTTTGGCATGAAAAATGGATATTGTACTGATCTAATAACTATCAGTGATAACGGAAAAAGGGTCGAATTGGATTCTGAAAAAGCTAAAGTTTTAATAGATAAATTAGAAGAGGCAATAACTCCACGAATCCTGAAACCTAAAATTGTACAAAGAAGGCAGCCGAGAAATCTGAGGCATTTCAAAACTGATACTGAAATTAGTTTTAAGCATGATATGAAAAATAGATGGACAGATTTAGAAATCAGTACTTCGGACAGACCTGGTTTACTGGCATCAATATGCCAGGTCTTTTTAAAGCATGGAGCGTTGATTAAAAAAGCAAGAATAGCAACCTACGGTGAAAAAGCTGAAGACAGATTTAGCATAACTTCCAAGCAAGATACGCCTTTTGTAAAGAGAAATGACTTAAATAATCTTATAGAAGATATCAAGGTTGCATTAAATTGA
- a CDS encoding aminotransferase class I/II-fold pyridoxal phosphate-dependent enzyme, with amino-acid sequence MNKQLDFLTEYPFQYLSDLLKDIKKNPSDVIGLHIGEPKERAPMQALDIINENSLSYSKYPTSSGEFNLRESYCNYLNDRFSRSNINPDIHVLPLSGSREGIFSFIQSTIDSTKKNPIVILPNPFYKIYEGAAIMAGAEPYYLNSIESERFKPDLESIPEDVWKDCQLFIICSPSNPTGYCFDKKEYEELLEKAEKYDFLLCSDECYIDIYDSSSNAPLGLLECDDVTMTNSKSVIFHSLSKRSSLAGLRSGFICASEPIIKKLSLYRTYHGVTLSLPTQLASTWAWKDSKHVESNRAEYDKKYKAAISCLDSFDDVKRPDGGFYIWLKLPCDDQTFARLLYEQESVLSLPGSYLGKKIDGINPGEGFLRLAVVHDVDTINKAFTAVNRTMQSLN; translated from the coding sequence ATGAATAAACAATTAGATTTTTTAACGGAGTATCCATTCCAGTACCTCTCAGATTTGCTCAAAGACATAAAAAAAAATCCATCAGATGTCATAGGACTCCATATAGGGGAACCGAAAGAACGAGCGCCAATGCAAGCACTGGATATTATCAATGAAAACTCTTTATCCTATTCAAAGTATCCGACTTCTTCAGGTGAATTTAATTTGAGAGAAAGTTACTGCAATTACTTAAACGATAGATTTTCTAGAAGTAATATTAACCCAGATATTCATGTTTTACCTCTTTCAGGCAGTAGAGAAGGAATTTTTTCGTTCATTCAGTCGACAATAGATTCTACAAAAAAGAACCCAATAGTAATTTTGCCAAATCCGTTTTACAAAATTTATGAAGGTGCTGCGATTATGGCAGGTGCAGAACCCTACTACTTAAATTCCATCGAGTCTGAAAGATTTAAACCTGACCTTGAAAGTATACCCGAGGATGTCTGGAAAGATTGTCAACTTTTTATAATATGTTCTCCCTCAAACCCCACTGGATATTGTTTTGATAAGAAAGAATACGAGGAACTGCTTGAAAAAGCGGAAAAATATGATTTTCTCTTATGCTCTGATGAATGCTATATCGATATCTATGATAGTTCATCAAATGCTCCTTTGGGATTATTAGAATGTGATGATGTAACTATGACAAATTCAAAATCAGTCATATTTCACAGCCTCTCTAAAAGATCTAGTCTTGCGGGTCTACGATCAGGATTTATTTGTGCTTCAGAACCGATAATAAAGAAATTAAGTTTATATAGAACTTACCATGGTGTTACTCTTTCTTTGCCAACTCAATTAGCCAGTACCTGGGCTTGGAAAGATAGTAAGCATGTTGAATCTAACAGGGCTGAATATGATAAAAAGTATAAAGCTGCCATTTCTTGCTTAGATAGCTTTGATGATGTGAAGAGACCTGATGGAGGGTTTTATATTTGGTTAAAATTACCCTGTGATGATCAGACCTTCGCAAGATTGTTATATGAACAAGAGTCAGTGCTTAGTTTGCCTGGATCATACTTAGGTAAGAAGATTGATGGCATTAATCCTGGAGAAGGGTTTTTAAGATTAGCTGTAGTGCATGATGTTGATACAATAAATAAGGCCTTTACTGCAGTAAATAGAACCATGCAATCCTTAAATTAG
- a CDS encoding 2,3,4,5-tetrahydropyridine-2,6-carboxylate N-succinyltransferase, producing MNIFPLVAVGVSTLNSSDDLLDVRYHLILNEEQELLNTMNIDNPGFDNLYSMASGDENKEFFDKISNSLSVTNRQKLIFHKIDKDVPISNICDAYLKLYLLSLKVSKPNSINLENIFGSLANVAWTNLGPVDVKDLNLFRSKNKEVFVRSVDKFPSLTDYIIPEGVRIADCSRVRLGAHLSEGTTVMHEGFVNFNAGTLGSAMIEGRISAGVVIGKNSDLGGGCSTMGTLSGGNEVKISVGEDCLLGANSGLGIPLGNRCILEAGLYLTGGSKVEILNSNNELIETVKASTLSGKDDLLFIRNSLTGAIQCKPNGKSVVLNQTLHKND from the coding sequence ATGAATATTTTTCCGTTGGTTGCCGTTGGTGTTTCTACATTGAATTCAAGTGATGATTTGCTGGATGTTAGATATCACTTAATTTTAAATGAAGAGCAGGAACTGCTGAATACTATGAACATTGATAATCCAGGATTTGATAATCTTTATTCAATGGCAAGCGGAGATGAAAACAAAGAGTTTTTTGATAAGATCAGCAATTCATTATCTGTTACAAATAGACAGAAATTAATATTTCATAAAATCGATAAGGATGTACCTATCTCAAATATATGTGATGCTTATTTAAAGCTTTATCTTTTATCATTGAAAGTCTCAAAACCAAACAGTATTAACCTAGAAAATATATTCGGATCTTTAGCTAACGTTGCATGGACTAATCTTGGTCCTGTTGATGTGAAGGACTTGAATTTATTTAGATCTAAAAATAAAGAAGTCTTTGTTAGATCGGTAGATAAATTCCCTTCCCTCACCGATTATATAATTCCTGAAGGAGTAAGAATAGCTGATTGTTCTAGAGTGAGGTTAGGAGCCCATTTGTCTGAGGGAACAACAGTAATGCACGAAGGTTTCGTCAACTTTAATGCAGGAACACTGGGCTCAGCAATGATAGAAGGTAGAATATCAGCAGGTGTGGTTATAGGAAAAAACTCAGATTTGGGCGGAGGTTGTTCAACGATGGGTACTTTGTCGGGTGGGAATGAGGTAAAAATTTCTGTTGGCGAAGATTGTTTATTGGGCGCTAATTCTGGGTTAGGTATTCCTTTAGGAAACAGGTGCATATTAGAAGCGGGCTTGTACTTAACAGGAGGATCTAAAGTAGAAATTTTAAATTCAAACAATGAGTTGATAGAAACTGTAAAGGCATCCACCTTATCTGGCAAAGATGACCTATTATTCATAAGGAATTCCCTTACTGGTGCAATTCAATGTAAACCTAATGGAAAAAGTGTTGTTTTGAACCAAACACTGCATAAAAACGACTGA
- the dapE gene encoding succinyl-diaminopimelate desuccinylase: MSKVLELTRELISKKSVTPDDAGCQSIISTRLEKIGFSVEHLRYGDVDNLWATYGDAGPIFAFLGHTDVVPTGPLEDWESDPFVATDKDSLLVGRGAADMKGSVAAFVTSIEEFLAEEPILSGRIAILLTSDEEGPAVDGVTKVVDYLEEKNEKIEWCLVGEPTADNNVGDVIKIGRRGSVSAKVIVKGTQGHVAYPEKASNPIHNFSSPLAELSKLSWEDETGKFQDSVLQISNLNSGTGATNVIPGSLELSLNVRHSPSTSVQQIKDDVESIINKYNVECEIFWEVGGKPFLTTQEELISAVKSSIKEVTGSEPKCTTDGGTSDGRFIAPTGSQVVELGPGNASIHKVNESVKKEDLEELHKIYKTILSKLLTNL, encoded by the coding sequence ATGAGTAAAGTTTTAGAACTTACAAGAGAGCTAATATCAAAGAAATCTGTGACACCCGATGATGCTGGATGCCAAAGCATTATTTCTACAAGATTGGAAAAAATTGGTTTTTCAGTCGAGCACCTTAGGTATGGAGATGTAGACAACCTTTGGGCTACTTATGGAGATGCCGGCCCTATTTTTGCTTTTCTAGGTCATACTGATGTAGTTCCTACAGGTCCACTGGAAGATTGGGAGAGTGATCCTTTCGTAGCAACTGATAAAGACTCTTTACTAGTTGGAAGAGGAGCAGCAGATATGAAAGGAAGCGTTGCTGCTTTTGTCACTTCTATTGAAGAATTTTTAGCTGAAGAACCGATCTTATCAGGAAGAATTGCTATTCTATTGACCAGCGACGAAGAGGGTCCTGCTGTGGATGGAGTAACTAAAGTTGTTGATTATCTTGAAGAAAAGAACGAAAAAATTGAATGGTGTCTTGTTGGAGAGCCCACAGCTGATAATAATGTGGGAGACGTTATCAAAATAGGAAGAAGAGGTTCAGTTTCAGCGAAGGTTATAGTCAAAGGAACTCAGGGTCACGTGGCCTATCCAGAAAAAGCGAGTAACCCTATACATAATTTCTCCTCTCCTCTTGCTGAACTATCTAAGCTCAGCTGGGAAGATGAAACAGGTAAGTTTCAAGATAGTGTTTTACAAATATCTAATCTCAACTCTGGTACCGGAGCAACAAATGTTATACCAGGAAGCTTAGAATTAAGTTTAAATGTACGTCACTCACCCTCAACTTCTGTGCAGCAAATAAAAGATGATGTTGAGTCCATAATCAATAAGTACAATGTTGAATGTGAGATTTTTTGGGAAGTTGGAGGAAAGCCATTTCTTACTACTCAAGAAGAGCTTATCTCAGCAGTGAAAAGCTCAATAAAAGAAGTGACAGGGTCAGAACCCAAATGCACTACTGATGGAGGCACATCAGATGGTAGATTTATTGCACCTACCGGATCACAAGTTGTTGAGCTTGGGCCAGGTAATGCATCTATTCATAAAGTAAATGAAAGCGTAAAAAAAGAAGATCTCGAGGAATTGCATAAAATATACAAAACAATACTAAGCAAACTCCTCACTAATTTATAG
- a CDS encoding peptide MFS transporter → MHDISKSSDTFFLGHPKGLVTLFLTEMWERMSFYGMRGLLVLFMTREVTEGGMNLDAPEAMAIYGIYGASVYFLCVPGGWIADKLFGAQRTVLYGAVIITLGHYVLAIPYDKTFFLGLVLVSIGTGLLKPNISTIVGQLYKPGDVRIDSGYTIFYMSINIGSMLGFLVCGYLGEKVGWHWGFGAAGVGMTFGVLQYIFTRNSLGEAGKNTNLAPTEDESKYMNIFKYSSIAIFLVVTSGFAGLWSVDPQLLNQLTVYLILIVAISYFIYLFFFAGLGTDEIENIKMLLLLFFGAVLFWAGFDQGGSSLNLFAKDYTDLFIFGWEMPATFLQVANPLMVVIFAPFFAAFWISLGKKNLDPETPQKFALGCFLMAIGFLVIIFGVEAAMQNEKAGIQFLLITYLFHTLGELCLSPVGLSATAKYSPIRYRGQMMGIWFLSSSLAAGLAGLLASKSFEAGIASMPDLFMQIIIALFVVGILLLISNRFLKATETKEGD, encoded by the coding sequence ATGCATGATATATCCAAATCTAGTGATACCTTTTTCTTAGGCCATCCCAAAGGTCTAGTAACACTTTTTTTAACAGAAATGTGGGAAAGAATGTCCTTCTACGGAATGAGAGGGTTGCTTGTTTTGTTCATGACAAGGGAGGTAACTGAAGGAGGTATGAATCTTGATGCTCCTGAGGCTATGGCGATCTACGGAATATACGGTGCTTCAGTATATTTTCTATGCGTTCCTGGCGGATGGATTGCAGATAAGCTTTTTGGAGCGCAGAGAACAGTTCTCTACGGTGCAGTTATTATAACTCTAGGTCACTATGTGCTGGCAATTCCTTATGATAAAACCTTTTTTCTTGGTTTGGTTCTTGTTTCAATCGGTACAGGTCTTTTAAAGCCGAACATCTCAACTATTGTAGGGCAACTTTACAAACCAGGAGATGTAAGAATTGATTCTGGCTACACGATTTTCTATATGTCTATCAACATAGGAAGTATGCTCGGATTCCTTGTTTGTGGCTATCTTGGAGAGAAGGTGGGATGGCATTGGGGTTTTGGAGCCGCTGGTGTAGGAATGACCTTTGGTGTTTTACAATATATTTTCACTAGAAATTCATTAGGAGAAGCTGGAAAAAATACTAATTTGGCTCCTACTGAAGATGAATCAAAGTACATGAATATATTTAAATATAGTTCAATAGCTATTTTCCTAGTAGTTACTTCTGGCTTTGCTGGACTTTGGAGTGTTGATCCACAACTACTTAACCAACTTACTGTTTATTTGATATTAATTGTGGCTATTTCTTACTTCATATATTTATTCTTTTTTGCAGGACTAGGCACTGATGAAATTGAAAATATCAAAATGTTATTATTATTATTTTTCGGAGCTGTATTATTTTGGGCCGGATTTGACCAAGGGGGCTCATCTTTAAATCTTTTTGCTAAAGACTACACGGATCTATTTATCTTTGGGTGGGAGATGCCAGCGACCTTTCTTCAGGTCGCAAATCCTTTGATGGTAGTAATTTTTGCTCCTTTTTTCGCAGCATTTTGGATCTCTCTTGGAAAAAAGAACTTAGATCCTGAAACACCTCAAAAATTTGCTTTGGGATGTTTCCTCATGGCTATTGGTTTTTTAGTAATTATTTTTGGTGTTGAGGCTGCTATGCAGAATGAAAAAGCTGGTATTCAGTTTCTTCTTATAACATATCTTTTTCACACACTAGGCGAGCTATGTTTGAGCCCAGTGGGCCTTTCTGCTACTGCGAAATATTCTCCAATTAGATACAGAGGTCAAATGATGGGAATTTGGTTTCTATCGTCTTCTTTAGCGGCTGGTCTTGCAGGCTTACTTGCAAGCAAATCATTTGAGGCTGGTATAGCTTCAATGCCGGATCTTTTTATGCAAATTATTATTGCGCTTTTCGTAGTAGGAATTTTACTCCTAATATCAAATAGATTTTTAAAGGCAACTGAGACTAAGGAAGGGGACTAG
- a CDS encoding RDD family protein, translated as MENSGFFKRIFSLVYDSLLILGIIFSLTLLLVFLNGGAPENGGFIDLLQLFVTIFSGPIFYSYFWLVNDGQTVGMQAWKIKLISEEKLTIRICLLRCAFSTFSFLFFGLGYLYIFFNEDKKSLADIATKTRIAKIN; from the coding sequence ATGGAAAATTCAGGTTTTTTTAAGAGAATCTTTTCTCTTGTTTATGACAGTTTACTGATTTTAGGGATAATCTTTTCTTTAACTTTACTACTCGTATTTTTAAATGGCGGAGCGCCTGAAAATGGTGGATTTATTGATTTACTGCAGCTTTTCGTCACTATTTTCTCTGGACCAATCTTTTACTCTTATTTTTGGTTGGTCAATGATGGACAGACTGTAGGCATGCAGGCATGGAAAATAAAACTTATTTCTGAAGAGAAGTTAACAATAAGAATTTGTCTCTTACGTTGCGCTTTTTCTACCTTTTCTTTCTTGTTCTTTGGTCTTGGCTACTTATATATTTTTTTTAACGAAGATAAAAAGTCGCTGGCTGATATAGCAACAAAAACAAGGATCGCCAAGATTAATTAG
- the lptG gene encoding LPS export ABC transporter permease LptG: MIHIFGDIIERNISKRIFHSICIVAVAISLLDFLFKFISEISDISNSYFVFDALIYCFYSIPSSIYEYLSYICLIGAVVGLGSLNSQGEIIGAKVLGKSNFRMAIASLRPAIVIIAIAFLFQETLLPSLSQANEENRLLKQDRINTEDGYWFASDSSINFFKTSPSKDSINNVTTYQFGEEGNITQIIDSKYAKRQNGIWTLFDLTITDFQKNSIRLQEEKIWQEGPKDSDMRRILSPRYLSIGELNEALKLNISEYRRNNLSLEYWKKIFHPITTISLILLAASFVFGRVRDDSISKRILFGVLFAFSLNIFQNLFASMAAVSLLSPFYAVTFPIAAVIVLTASFWKLKSN; this comes from the coding sequence ATGATTCATATATTTGGAGACATAATAGAAAGAAATATCTCCAAGAGAATATTTCATAGTATTTGTATTGTCGCAGTTGCAATCTCTTTGCTGGACTTTTTATTTAAATTTATTTCTGAAATCTCTGATATATCAAATTCTTATTTTGTGTTTGATGCACTAATTTATTGTTTTTACTCAATTCCAAGTTCAATTTATGAATATTTATCATATATTTGTCTTATTGGAGCGGTCGTCGGTTTAGGAAGTTTAAACTCACAGGGGGAGATTATAGGTGCAAAAGTTTTAGGTAAATCGAATTTTAGGATGGCTATAGCATCTTTAAGGCCTGCGATAGTAATAATAGCAATAGCCTTTTTATTTCAAGAAACGTTACTTCCTTCATTGTCACAAGCCAATGAGGAAAATAGATTATTGAAGCAAGACAGAATCAATACAGAGGATGGTTATTGGTTTGCTTCTGATTCTTCAATTAATTTTTTTAAAACTTCTCCAAGTAAAGATTCTATTAATAACGTCACGACTTATCAATTTGGAGAAGAGGGAAATATTACTCAAATAATAGATTCGAAATATGCTAAACGTCAAAATGGAATCTGGACTCTATTTGATTTAACAATAACAGACTTTCAAAAAAATTCTATTCGCCTTCAAGAAGAAAAAATATGGCAAGAAGGTCCTAAAGATAGTGACATGAGAAGAATTCTATCTCCTAGGTATCTTTCTATTGGTGAGCTTAATGAAGCTCTAAAATTAAACATATCTGAATACAGAAGAAATAACTTATCTCTGGAGTATTGGAAGAAAATATTCCATCCCATCACAACAATATCATTAATTTTATTAGCTGCATCTTTCGTTTTTGGGAGAGTGAGAGATGACTCTATTAGCAAAAGAATTCTTTTTGGAGTCTTATTCGCATTTTCTTTGAATATTTTTCAAAATCTTTTTGCTAGCATGGCAGCTGTCTCTCTACTAAGCCCTTTCTATGCAGTTACTTTTCCTATAGCGGCAGTTATTGTTTTAACAGCTTCATTCTGGAAACTTAAATCTAATTAA